Proteins from one Candidatus Omnitrophota bacterium genomic window:
- a CDS encoding Gfo/Idh/MocA family oxidoreductase has translation MTEKMKTTRRAFLTRSAAAAGGAFAFQFVPSRVLGMDGQPAPSDAIVLGNIGVGGRGSAFLRPGVSAAICDADEEHLKQAMERVGNNAAAYKDYRELLDRKDIDAVTIGTPDHWHGLMTVHACEAGKDVYVEKPASKTIEEGRAMVNAAKRYGRIIQVGSQGRSTDAAYHACRYIRNGQLGTVRKITCWHYENPVSDWTPDSDPPPTLDWELWLGPARWMPYNPNKVHFNFRWLLEFGGGQIRDRGAHVMSVAMWCMNADDTGPASVEATGEPPHDGLWDCPCTMEVKYEFKNPDWTMTWSQPGEKLLNAGFGAKYWGDKGELIVTGGDGGCGTEEKAVKYETPADGAKVFKSPGHFENWLNCIKTRERPLMHIEAGHRVATLCILGNISYVLGRKLEWDPVAEKVKNDEEANRLLYRPGRGQWHL, from the coding sequence ATGACGGAAAAAATGAAAACGACAAGGCGCGCTTTTCTTACTCGCAGCGCAGCCGCCGCAGGGGGCGCTTTCGCCTTTCAATTCGTCCCCAGCCGCGTCCTCGGTATGGACGGCCAACCGGCGCCGAGCGACGCGATCGTGCTTGGAAACATCGGCGTGGGCGGAAGAGGCTCGGCGTTTTTGCGTCCGGGAGTTTCGGCGGCTATCTGCGATGCGGATGAGGAGCATCTCAAACAAGCGATGGAACGGGTGGGAAACAACGCCGCCGCCTATAAGGACTATCGCGAGTTGCTCGACCGCAAAGACATCGACGCCGTTACCATCGGAACGCCGGATCATTGGCACGGATTGATGACCGTCCACGCCTGCGAGGCGGGCAAAGACGTTTACGTGGAGAAGCCCGCCAGCAAGACTATCGAAGAAGGGCGGGCGATGGTCAACGCCGCCAAGCGGTATGGGCGCATTATTCAGGTAGGTTCGCAAGGTCGCTCCACTGACGCCGCCTATCACGCCTGCCGCTATATCCGCAATGGCCAATTGGGGACGGTGCGCAAGATAACTTGCTGGCATTACGAAAATCCCGTAAGCGATTGGACGCCCGATTCGGACCCGCCCCCCACTTTGGATTGGGAACTGTGGCTGGGACCGGCGCGCTGGATGCCCTATAACCCGAATAAAGTCCATTTCAATTTCCGCTGGCTGCTCGAATTCGGCGGGGGACAAATCCGCGACCGGGGCGCACACGTCATGAGCGTGGCCATGTGGTGCATGAACGCTGACGATACGGGACCCGCCAGCGTCGAGGCGACGGGCGAACCGCCTCACGACGGCCTATGGGATTGCCCCTGCACGATGGAAGTCAAATACGAATTCAAGAATCCGGACTGGACGATGACCTGGAGCCAGCCGGGAGAAAAACTGCTCAATGCGGGATTTGGCGCTAAATACTGGGGTGATAAAGGCGAACTCATCGTTACCGGCGGGGATGGGGGATGCGGAACGGAAGAGAAAGCAGTGAAATACGAAACCCCAGCCGACGGAGCGAAAGTCTTCAAAAGCCCCGGCCATTTCGAGAACTGGCTGAACTGCATCAAAACCCGCGAACGGCCGCTGATGCACATCGAAGCGGGCCATCGCGTGGCGACGTTGTGCATTTTGGGCAATATCTCTTATGTTCTGGGACGAAAATTAGAGTGGGATCCGGTCGCTGAAAAAGTGAAGAACGACGAAGAAGCCAACCGGCTTCTCTACCGGCCAGGACGCGGCCAGTGGCATCTGTAA
- a CDS encoding metalloregulator ArsR/SmtB family transcription factor: MNARSHSELTELLNPEFREMLADRIRALGEATRIQLIHHLMIKERSVKELVEIVGKSQATVSKHLSILYRHGFLQQRREGAQTFYSLRTPGMENFCQFMCESLRRHLQDMHDAATPHP, encoded by the coding sequence ATGAACGCAAGATCGCATTCCGAATTAACCGAGTTGTTGAATCCCGAATTCCGGGAAATGCTGGCCGATCGCATTAGAGCCTTGGGAGAGGCGACGCGGATTCAACTGATCCATCATCTCATGATCAAAGAACGATCGGTCAAAGAGTTGGTGGAGATCGTGGGAAAAAGCCAAGCCACAGTCTCCAAACATTTATCAATCCTATACCGCCACGGCTTTTTGCAACAACGCAGAGAAGGAGCGCAAACCTTCTACTCGCTGCGCACTCCGGGGATGGAAAACTTCTGCCAATTCATGTGCGAATCGTTGCGGCGGCATTTGCAAGACATGCACGACGCCGCCACGCCGCATCCGTAA
- a CDS encoding cytochrome b/b6 domain-containing protein: MKHQLNPIDLLHQESFMLNILLKSKTSVYRILLLSLWLAPFFLDTLSAQAQKSEECLACHSLVHGATKDMKTPLIDMGQCGRSIHIKLEFDCIDCHSDIEELPHKPKLAPVDCVRCHEDAAEVFDKSIHGQAVKQGIEDAPTCQRCHGSQNLLPSSDPDSPVHQFRIAQLCGECHSDPSIMKEYNMSPSLKEDLYREGVHASEVRAGNKKAPTCINCHGYHEVLPLRDPKSPTNFMHVANTCGQCHKTEMDQYSQSIHGTSAASGHKDAPVCTDCHGEHAIFRVKDERSPVSFLNLSANTCARCHSSIVINEKYNIQTGQVSNFFESYHGLALQRGSKIVANCGSCHGNHLILPSSDERSTVSPQRLVETCGACHPGITANVLAAPIHKEVTIRSKTIIAWVPRIYIPLIVIVIGGMIIHNGIILWALLREKFKRESNEPGYARFTKFEIVCHILLTITFIVLCITGFALLSPKSWWVTLLSYLYFTEAARSTIHRIAGVMMIVTSIAYAFYMIVARRGREELIAFMPHPRDITHVWQNLAFHLGMRKDPPQFERYDYAEKMEFWALVWGVIIMGATGLILWFPIISFEYLPKWAIDMAELIHYYEAVLATLAIIIWHFFFVIFHPEEYPMSATWLTGKMTKKTLKHRHPMEYERIYPEKK; this comes from the coding sequence ATGAAGCATCAGTTAAATCCAATCGATTTATTGCATCAGGAGAGTTTCATGCTCAACATCTTGCTCAAATCCAAAACATCCGTCTACCGAATCTTACTACTTTCATTATGGCTGGCGCCCTTCTTTCTCGATACGCTTTCCGCGCAGGCGCAAAAGAGTGAAGAATGCCTGGCTTGCCATTCCCTCGTTCATGGGGCGACGAAGGATATGAAAACGCCTCTCATCGATATGGGGCAATGCGGAAGAAGCATACATATTAAATTGGAATTCGATTGCATCGATTGCCATTCGGATATCGAAGAACTACCCCACAAACCGAAATTGGCTCCCGTGGATTGCGTCCGCTGCCATGAAGACGCAGCGGAAGTATTCGACAAAAGCATTCACGGCCAGGCCGTCAAGCAAGGGATCGAAGACGCGCCGACTTGCCAGCGCTGCCATGGTTCGCAAAATTTACTGCCTTCCTCGGATCCGGATTCGCCCGTGCATCAATTCCGCATCGCCCAATTGTGCGGCGAGTGCCATTCCGATCCGTCGATCATGAAAGAATATAACATGTCTCCCTCCTTGAAGGAGGATTTGTACCGGGAAGGCGTTCACGCTTCGGAAGTCCGGGCGGGGAACAAGAAGGCGCCCACCTGCATCAATTGTCATGGATATCACGAAGTGCTGCCGCTGCGCGATCCCAAATCTCCCACTAATTTTATGCACGTCGCCAACACGTGCGGGCAATGCCATAAAACGGAAATGGATCAATATTCGCAGAGCATTCATGGAACCTCGGCGGCGAGCGGGCATAAAGACGCGCCGGTGTGTACGGATTGCCACGGCGAACACGCTATTTTCCGGGTAAAGGACGAACGTTCGCCGGTTTCTTTCCTCAACCTGTCGGCCAACACTTGCGCCCGTTGCCATAGTTCCATCGTCATCAACGAAAAATACAATATTCAAACGGGGCAAGTGAGCAACTTCTTCGAAAGTTATCACGGCCTGGCTTTGCAGCGGGGATCGAAGATCGTCGCCAACTGCGGCAGTTGCCACGGCAACCACCTTATCCTGCCATCGTCGGACGAGCGCTCTACGGTCAGCCCGCAGCGGCTGGTGGAGACCTGCGGCGCGTGCCATCCCGGCATTACGGCCAACGTGCTCGCCGCTCCGATTCACAAGGAAGTAACGATCCGGTCGAAAACGATCATCGCCTGGGTGCCGCGCATCTACATTCCTCTCATCGTCATTGTCATCGGCGGCATGATTATCCATAACGGCATCATCCTCTGGGCGTTGTTGCGGGAGAAATTCAAACGGGAAAGCAACGAACCGGGTTATGCGCGCTTCACGAAATTCGAAATCGTCTGCCATATCCTGCTTACCATAACTTTCATCGTTCTTTGCATTACCGGATTCGCGCTGCTGAGTCCCAAATCGTGGTGGGTAACGCTGCTTTCTTATCTCTATTTCACGGAAGCGGCGCGCTCAACGATTCACCGGATCGCTGGAGTCATGATGATCGTTACGTCTATCGCCTATGCCTTCTACATGATCGTTGCGCGCCGGGGCCGCGAAGAGCTCATTGCTTTTATGCCCCATCCCAGGGATATAACGCATGTATGGCAAAATCTCGCTTTTCATCTTGGGATGAGAAAGGATCCGCCGCAGTTCGAACGTTACGATTATGCGGAAAAAATGGAGTTCTGGGCGCTTGTATGGGGCGTGATTATCATGGGGGCAACGGGACTGATTTTATGGTTCCCCATTATATCATTCGAATATCTTCCCAAATGGGCTATCGATATGGCGGAATTGATCCATTACTACGAAGCCGTGCTGGCTACGTTGGCGATCATCATCTGGCATTTCTTCTTCGTGATATTCCATCCGGAGGAATATCCCATGAGCGCTACGTGGCTGACGGGCAAGATGACGAAGAAAACCTTGAAGCATCGTCATCCAATGGAGTACGAAAGAATTTATCCGGAGAAGAAATAA
- a CDS encoding NapC/NirT family cytochrome c, which produces MNLSAENKSGEKPLALNWLTIFGFILGIVFLTGEVIIVTADIMYGGENPYTGILIYLVGPAILTASLLLVPLGIGLEYRRRKKGIPSQKLPTFDLNHPRHRLYLTIFTIVTTIFLAFTMIGSYKAYHVTESVGFCGLTCHQVMKPEYEAYQHSPHARVACVKCHIGPGASWFVKSKLSGAHQVIAVLRQSYKLPLDTPIVNLRPARDTCEQCHWPEKFSPALEKSLVYYGTDEENTPYQVDILLRVGGSQGEGRKAKGIHWHIGLDHKLEYYASDDDRQIVPWVRVTHNDGSVEEYVDSDAQDFDPGSIPPESIRTMDCIDCHNRPSHRYQSPFSIVNAALAQGAINPQLPEIKANLAELLQKDFKTTSEALLGIEKTLRERYADIIAKDASRQGDVDQAIQEAQRLYSQNVFPEYKVDWTKYPSNIGHFEFPGCYRCHNDRHQEVKTGKKISNDCNLCHTIIRQGEGWDAIQNLEYKQQSFNHPRGYGDGWMGQNCHECHGPGMM; this is translated from the coding sequence ATGAATTTATCCGCCGAAAATAAATCAGGAGAAAAACCACTCGCCCTGAATTGGTTGACTATATTTGGATTTATTCTGGGCATCGTCTTTCTTACGGGAGAAGTTATTATCGTTACCGCCGACATTATGTATGGAGGCGAGAATCCATATACCGGAATATTGATTTATCTCGTCGGCCCCGCCATATTAACGGCCTCATTATTGCTGGTTCCTTTGGGAATAGGATTGGAGTATCGAAGGCGGAAGAAAGGAATTCCTTCTCAAAAACTGCCCACCTTCGACCTTAATCATCCTCGGCATCGCCTTTATCTAACGATCTTCACCATTGTTACGACGATCTTTCTCGCCTTTACCATGATCGGTTCTTATAAGGCTTATCACGTAACGGAATCCGTGGGTTTTTGCGGATTGACCTGCCATCAGGTGATGAAGCCGGAATACGAAGCCTATCAGCATTCGCCCCATGCGCGGGTAGCGTGCGTCAAATGCCATATCGGTCCCGGCGCCAGTTGGTTCGTCAAGAGCAAGCTTTCCGGCGCTCATCAGGTCATCGCCGTGTTGAGGCAATCCTATAAGCTTCCCCTCGATACGCCTATCGTAAACCTGCGTCCGGCGCGGGATACGTGCGAACAGTGCCATTGGCCGGAAAAATTCTCGCCCGCCTTGGAAAAATCGCTGGTTTATTATGGAACCGACGAAGAGAACACTCCCTACCAGGTGGACATTCTGCTGCGCGTGGGCGGCAGCCAGGGTGAAGGGCGGAAGGCGAAGGGGATTCATTGGCATATCGGCCTGGATCATAAACTGGAATATTACGCTTCCGACGACGACCGGCAGATCGTCCCGTGGGTGCGGGTAACGCATAACGACGGGAGCGTCGAGGAATACGTCGATTCCGATGCCCAGGATTTCGATCCCGGGTCCATTCCGCCGGAAAGCATACGAACGATGGATTGCATCGATTGCCATAATCGTCCCTCCCACCGCTATCAATCGCCCTTTTCAATCGTCAATGCGGCGCTGGCGCAAGGGGCGATCAATCCCCAGCTGCCGGAGATCAAAGCCAATCTGGCCGAATTGCTGCAAAAGGATTTCAAAACCACCTCCGAAGCTTTGTTGGGCATAGAAAAGACGCTGCGGGAGAGATATGCGGACATTATCGCCAAGGACGCCTCCCGGCAGGGGGATGTCGACCAGGCCATTCAGGAAGCGCAACGCCTATATAGCCAGAACGTCTTTCCCGAATACAAAGTGGATTGGACGAAATATCCCTCGAACATCGGCCATTTCGAATTTCCGGGATGCTATCGCTGCCACAACGACCGGCATCAAGAAGTGAAAACCGGAAAGAAGATCAGTAACGATTGCAATCTGTGCCATACCATCATCCGCCAAGGCGAAGGATGGGACGCTATACAAAACCTGGAATACAAGCAGCAATCGTTCAATCATCCGCGCGGCTACGGAGACGGATGGATGGGACAAAACTGCCATGAATGCCACGGACCGGGGATGATGTAG
- a CDS encoding cytochrome c3 family protein, which yields MSQPTLCFFWREKKFVCLLGMLLLAGITAPAMAQDISENANCLECHGEKDLTGEVRGKEVSVYIDSKIFGSSSHKELACVDCHEDIKELPHEDELKAVDCARCHDDIQEIFAKSVHGDAAFNRKDQYAPTCASCHGSHNVLPPSNATSTIYIMNIPATCGQCHKEGTEMTATHEIEQKNVIANYSMSIHGEGLFKRGLKVTAVCTSCHGAHNILPHQNPESKINRNNVAKTCETCHAQIEQVHEKIVEGRLWQQEPNKVPVCVECHQPHKVRRVFYEDLQISDQVCLTCHQDQNLKMEKEGKTISLYTNKEGLDHSAHADINCVKCHYDVHPDRTPVCKEMKPVDCSVCHAEMVNDYRKSSHGMMAAQGNPNAPTCQFCHGTHEVLPKKDQKSPSFPRNIPALCSRCHADGKPAALLVSDKDEHIIQNYTMSIHGKGLLEGGLMVTAVCTNCHTSHRELPASDPQSSVNPQKIGETCGVCHLGIYEQFRTSIHSFEANPTDKELPGCSDCHQAHSVKRVDTSDFRSMIIDQCGRCHMDLTKTYFDTYHGKVSKLGNMTAARCYDCHGSHNIYPVADSRSTLNRSHIVDTCKTCHPSSHRKFTGYLTHATHHDKDRYPALFYSFWFMTALLAGTLTFFGIHTFLWFIRSLIFHFRERDKEHKRTILQTQEVQYYRRFKLRHRITHFFVIVSFLSLALTGMTLKFPDVEFFGFLSQWLGGPEVLGNIHRLGAIITFGYFGTHLFFVFRMLKKRQITLKGLLSQEYTMLPRWRDWVELKQNFLWFFGKGERPAIGRWTYWEKFDYFAVFWGVAIIGATGLILWFPEKATLILPGWVINVATVIHSDEALLAAAFIFTIHFFNTHFRPGIFPMDPVIFTGRIPLEEFKEERPREYAMLVQEGKLNEYLVGPPSKAMAWTAVIAGFTFLTIGLALISAIVYGMLFAYL from the coding sequence ATGAGCCAGCCTACTCTCTGTTTTTTTTGGAGAGAGAAAAAGTTCGTTTGTTTATTGGGGATGCTGCTTCTCGCTGGGATAACGGCGCCAGCGATGGCGCAGGATATTTCCGAAAACGCAAATTGCCTGGAGTGTCATGGGGAGAAGGATTTAACCGGCGAAGTGCGGGGCAAAGAGGTTTCCGTCTATATCGATTCCAAAATCTTCGGGAGTTCCTCGCATAAGGAATTGGCTTGCGTCGATTGCCACGAAGATATCAAGGAATTGCCGCACGAGGACGAGTTGAAGGCCGTCGATTGCGCCCGCTGCCACGACGACATTCAGGAAATCTTCGCCAAGAGCGTTCACGGGGACGCCGCCTTCAACCGCAAGGATCAATACGCGCCGACATGCGCCTCTTGCCACGGCTCGCATAACGTCCTGCCGCCGTCGAACGCAACTTCCACGATTTATATCATGAATATCCCCGCCACGTGCGGCCAGTGCCATAAAGAAGGCACGGAGATGACGGCGACGCACGAGATCGAACAAAAAAACGTCATCGCCAATTATTCGATGTCGATCCACGGGGAAGGCTTGTTCAAACGGGGGTTGAAAGTGACGGCGGTATGCACCAGTTGCCATGGGGCGCACAATATCCTGCCGCATCAAAATCCCGAATCGAAGATCAACCGCAACAATGTGGCCAAGACCTGCGAAACATGCCATGCGCAGATCGAACAAGTGCACGAAAAGATCGTGGAAGGCCGCCTATGGCAGCAGGAGCCGAACAAGGTTCCCGTCTGCGTGGAATGCCACCAACCGCATAAAGTGCGGCGAGTGTTTTATGAGGATTTGCAGATATCGGATCAGGTTTGTCTTACCTGTCATCAGGATCAAAATTTAAAAATGGAGAAAGAGGGAAAAACGATCTCCCTCTATACGAATAAAGAAGGGCTGGACCACTCCGCTCACGCCGATATCAATTGCGTCAAATGCCATTACGACGTTCATCCCGACCGCACTCCCGTTTGCAAGGAAATGAAGCCGGTGGACTGTTCGGTATGCCACGCGGAAATGGTGAACGATTACAGGAAGAGCTCGCATGGCATGATGGCGGCGCAGGGCAATCCTAACGCGCCGACCTGCCAGTTTTGTCATGGGACGCATGAAGTCCTTCCGAAGAAAGATCAAAAATCGCCTTCTTTCCCGCGAAACATCCCCGCCCTTTGCAGCCGTTGCCATGCCGACGGGAAGCCGGCGGCGCTGCTGGTCAGCGATAAAGACGAACACATCATTCAAAATTACACCATGAGCATTCACGGCAAGGGGTTGTTGGAAGGGGGGCTGATGGTTACCGCCGTATGCACCAATTGCCATACGAGCCATCGCGAATTACCCGCCTCCGATCCGCAATCGTCGGTGAATCCCCAAAAAATCGGCGAGACCTGCGGCGTCTGCCATTTGGGCATCTACGAACAATTCCGCACCAGCATCCATAGTTTCGAAGCCAATCCCACGGACAAGGAACTGCCGGGGTGCAGCGATTGCCACCAGGCTCATTCCGTGAAGCGTGTGGATACGAGCGATTTCCGCTCCATGATTATCGACCAGTGCGGCCGCTGCCACATGGATTTGACGAAAACCTATTTCGACACTTACCACGGCAAGGTTTCCAAACTGGGCAACATGACGGCGGCCCGATGCTACGATTGCCACGGATCGCATAACATTTACCCCGTGGCCGACAGCCGTTCGACGCTGAACCGCAGCCATATCGTCGATACGTGCAAGACGTGCCATCCCAGTTCCCATCGGAAGTTTACCGGTTATCTGACTCATGCGACGCACCACGACAAAGACCGATACCCGGCGCTGTTTTATTCCTTCTGGTTCATGACCGCTTTGCTGGCGGGGACGTTGACCTTCTTCGGAATCCATACCTTCCTATGGTTCATCCGCTCCCTTATCTTCCATTTTCGGGAAAGGGATAAAGAACATAAACGGACGATCTTGCAAACGCAGGAAGTACAGTATTACCGACGCTTCAAACTGCGCCATCGAATCACGCATTTCTTCGTGATTGTCAGTTTTCTCAGCCTGGCGCTGACGGGAATGACGCTGAAATTCCCCGACGTGGAATTCTTCGGCTTTCTATCGCAGTGGCTTGGAGGACCAGAGGTTTTAGGCAACATCCACCGCTTAGGAGCCATCATTACTTTCGGCTATTTCGGAACGCATCTCTTCTTTGTGTTTAGAATGTTGAAGAAACGGCAGATCACATTGAAAGGACTGCTTTCCCAAGAATACACCATGCTGCCCCGCTGGCGGGATTGGGTGGAACTGAAGCAGAATTTTCTCTGGTTCTTCGGCAAGGGGGAAAGGCCCGCCATCGGCCGTTGGACGTATTGGGAGAAGTTCGACTATTTCGCCGTCTTTTGGGGCGTGGCCATCATTGGCGCCACCGGCTTGATTCTTTGGTTCCCGGAAAAAGCGACGCTGATTCTGCCGGGGTGGGTCATCAACGTCGCCACGGTAATCCATAGCGACGAAGCGCTCTTGGCGGCGGCGTTCATCTTCACGATCCACTTTTTCAATACGCATTTCCGGCCAGGGATATTCCCGATGGATCCGGTGATTTTTACGGGACGGATACCTTTGGAAGAATTCAAAGAAGAACGGCCTAGAGAATACGCCATGTTGGTTCAAGAAGGAAAATTGAACGAATATCTCGTAGGGCCGCCATCCAAAGCCATGGCTTGGACGGCGGTAATTGCGGGATTTACGTTTTTGACGATCGGCCTGGCGCTGATTTCCGCCATTGTTTATGGAATGTTGTTCGCCTATTTGTAA
- a CDS encoding cytochrome c3 family protein yields MKRSFSLLYLIATAAASLLLASCDPDQVKNNFPHKPHIEEEIACDACHAFGEETVGMPAFETCTTCHDAQDKEVLGRCFECHEKQNIVMKDSSIVSHKKIFQPQLPENWRDVQYKHAKFLKEGADCNACHTQIAKSERSSLDNLPSMKLAMSVQEQMNQSNDCQSCHLEISPLSAPLSHDSRWENNHGRMAKFFDKGRCLMCHEEAVCQTCHETKKPKDHTNLFRRAAHGVQAVFDRGRCLVCHREDQCESCHRSAAGIVPPQPFHVEGASCLSCHSRLAAQGPSPRPPQQFMKPMPHRMMMGATSQKCLECHSL; encoded by the coding sequence ATGAAACGTTCATTTTCTCTTCTCTATCTCATAGCAACCGCCGCGGCGAGCCTGCTTCTTGCCTCTTGCGATCCAGATCAAGTCAAAAACAATTTTCCCCACAAGCCCCATATCGAGGAAGAAATCGCTTGCGACGCGTGTCATGCTTTTGGCGAAGAAACCGTAGGAATGCCCGCCTTCGAGACTTGTACGACCTGCCATGACGCCCAAGATAAAGAAGTATTGGGCCGTTGCTTCGAATGCCATGAAAAACAAAATATCGTCATGAAAGATTCTTCGATCGTCTCCCATAAAAAGATATTCCAGCCGCAATTGCCCGAAAATTGGCGCGATGTCCAATACAAGCATGCCAAATTCCTCAAGGAAGGCGCCGATTGCAACGCTTGCCATACGCAAATCGCCAAGTCGGAACGCTCCAGCCTGGATAATCTTCCTTCGATGAAACTGGCAATGTCAGTGCAAGAGCAAATGAATCAATCCAACGATTGCCAATCGTGCCATCTCGAAATTAGTCCTCTCTCCGCGCCTCTCAGCCACGATTCCCGTTGGGAGAACAATCACGGGCGCATGGCGAAATTTTTCGATAAAGGCCGCTGCCTGATGTGCCACGAGGAAGCCGTTTGCCAGACGTGCCACGAAACGAAGAAGCCCAAAGATCACACTAACCTCTTCCGCCGCGCCGCCCACGGCGTCCAAGCCGTCTTCGATCGCGGACGCTGTCTCGTTTGCCATCGGGAAGATCAATGCGAGTCATGCCACCGCTCCGCCGCTGGAATCGTTCCGCCGCAGCCGTTCCACGTCGAGGGCGCCTCGTGCCTTTCCTGTCACAGCCGTCTGGCTGCGCAAGGTCCCAGCCCGCGTCCGCCGCAGCAATTCATGAAGCCCATGCCCCACCGCATGATGATGGGCGCCACCTCGCAGAAATGTCTGGAATGCCATTCGTTGTAA
- a CDS encoding sugar phosphate isomerase/epimerase family protein translates to MNISRRTFAAASLIGSAALLGGSSAQAKIPLKKRVKLGIASYSYWHFKTEKYPIEKVIDKACELGVEGVDILHRQMESEEPAYLQKIKRHAFVNGVDLICLSIHQNFVSPDPEFLKKQIEHTKHCIELAYAMGIPAIRLNSGRWNTVDFDRLMELRGEEPPLEGYKEDDAFKWCIDSIQQCLPKAQECGVILALENHWGLSRTPEGLLRIANAIESPWLGVLADTGNFMEDPYDKLKQIAPKTVMIQAKTYYGGGEWYTLDLDYKRIANIFEEAGFRGYVSLEYEGKEDAETAVPKSLEVLREAFE, encoded by the coding sequence ATGAATATTTCAAGAAGAACCTTCGCCGCCGCCTCATTAATCGGAAGCGCCGCTCTGCTCGGCGGCTCGTCTGCTCAAGCGAAAATCCCCCTGAAGAAAAGAGTCAAACTGGGCATCGCCTCTTACTCCTATTGGCATTTCAAGACGGAAAAATATCCCATCGAAAAAGTGATCGACAAAGCCTGCGAATTGGGCGTTGAAGGCGTCGATATTCTTCATCGCCAAATGGAAAGCGAAGAACCCGCCTACCTGCAAAAAATCAAGCGCCATGCTTTCGTCAACGGCGTCGATTTGATCTGCCTCTCCATCCATCAAAACTTCGTCTCTCCCGATCCCGAATTCCTGAAAAAGCAAATCGAGCATACCAAGCATTGCATCGAACTAGCGTACGCGATGGGCATTCCCGCCATCCGCCTCAATTCCGGCCGCTGGAACACCGTCGATTTCGACCGGCTTATGGAACTGCGCGGCGAAGAGCCGCCCCTTGAAGGCTACAAGGAAGACGACGCCTTCAAATGGTGCATCGATTCCATCCAACAATGCCTGCCCAAGGCGCAGGAGTGCGGCGTCATCCTCGCTCTGGAAAACCACTGGGGGCTAAGCCGCACGCCCGAAGGCCTCTTGCGCATCGCCAACGCCATCGAATCCCCCTGGCTGGGCGTCCTCGCCGATACCGGCAACTTTATGGAAGATCCCTACGATAAGCTGAAGCAAATCGCTCCGAAAACCGTCATGATCCAGGCCAAAACCTACTACGGCGGCGGAGAATGGTACACGCTGGATTTGGATTACAAGCGCATCGCCAATATCTTCGAAGAAGCAGGCTTTCGCGGCTACGTCTCCCTGGAATATGAAGGCAAAGAAGACGCCGAAACCGCCGTTCCCAAAAGCCTTGAAGTCCTGCGCGAAGCGTTTGAGTAA
- a CDS encoding AAA family ATPase → MATVVSFINYKGGVGKTTLAVEISASLAYHYKKRVLLADLDPQTNATFYLMTGEEWDEWAKKHGTLKNVFTSAIAEPPQEFDVRKAIRKEFLHPPRHKDVIVPLDLLPSHLELMTADMEMAAHFGVKGLEGRKILRSAFENIKNDYDYIICDCPPNLNLITQNAILVSNYLMIVAMPEYLSTLGISEIEKAVKRIVVEVNQYLKGFGEISGPEIKGIIFNRVQFQKGGNQYQESIMNRVREKWPNLVFHNFISQSVKVVQSSDPTRSPIAISGYKADEAYEEQLKKCADEFIKRIEG, encoded by the coding sequence ATGGCTACTGTCGTCAGCTTCATTAATTACAAAGGCGGTGTAGGGAAAACAACTTTGGCGGTTGAAATATCGGCTAGTTTGGCATATCACTATAAGAAACGTGTTCTTTTAGCTGATCTTGATCCTCAAACTAATGCCACATTTTATCTAATGACGGGAGAAGAGTGGGATGAGTGGGCAAAAAAGCATGGTACTTTGAAAAATGTTTTTACCTCTGCTATCGCTGAACCACCGCAAGAATTCGATGTACGTAAAGCGATTCGAAAAGAATTTTTACACCCTCCAAGACATAAGGATGTAATTGTTCCACTGGACTTATTGCCCTCACACTTAGAACTGATGACGGCAGATATGGAGATGGCGGCGCATTTTGGAGTAAAAGGATTAGAAGGCCGTAAAATTCTGCGTTCTGCTTTTGAAAATATTAAAAATGATTATGATTATATTATTTGCGATTGTCCGCCTAATCTGAATCTAATTACACAAAATGCGATTCTAGTAAGCAATTATCTTATGATTGTCGCCATGCCGGAGTATTTATCTACTCTGGGGATTAGCGAAATAGAAAAAGCCGTAAAGAGGATTGTAGTGGAAGTAAATCAATATTTAAAAGGTTTTGGTGAAATATCGGGTCCTGAAATTAAGGGAATCATATTTAATCGCGTTCAATTTCAAAAAGGGGGTAATCAATATCAAGAATCAATAATGAATAGAGTACGAGAGAAATGGCCCAATCTTGTGTTTCATAATTTTATTTCTCAAAGCGTGAAAGTAGTTCAAAGTTCCGATCCGACTCGGTCCCCGATTGCTATTTCGGGATATAAGGCAGATGAAGCATACGAAGAACAATTAAAGAAATGCGCCGATGAATTTATTAAACGCATAGAAGGATAA